ATCGCCGCCTCCCAGCTGAGGCAGGGTAGCTCGCTCATCGGTGTAGGTTACGAGCTCGACGCCATCGCGGCCGTCGTCGTGGGCGGCGCCTCCCTCATGGGCGGAAAGGGTGATCCCCTGAACGCAGTGATCGGGGTGTTCATCCTGACCACCATCATCAACATCATGAACCTCGTCGGGATCTCCTCCGAGCCGCAGCTGGTCATCAAGGGCGCGGTCATCATCCTCGCCGTCTTCCTCTCCAGCGCAGGCGGCGTCCAGAGGATCTCCGGATTCTTCTCGAAACATTTCCCGCGCACCCGCGCCGTCTGACCGCCTACCCCCGTCTTCCCATTCAGCTCCAGAAAGCAGGAACCATGTCCATTCGCCCCTTTGGCCGCACCAGCCTGACCGTCTCCGATATCTGTGTCGGTACCAGTGCGCTCGGCAGCTTTCCCGCCCAATACGGTTACGAGGTCGATGAAGACACCGCCGTCGCTACTATTCAGCGTGTCTTCGACGGGCCCTTTACCTTCATTGATACGTCGAATGAGTACGGCGGGGGTGCAAGTGAAGAGCGGATTGGCCGGGCGATCGCCGAGCGCGGCGGCATCCCCGAGGGTTACGTCGTCGCCACGAAGGTCGACCCGCTTCCCGGCAGCGCCGACTTCTCCGGGGACCGTGTCCGCCGTTCAATCGAGGAGAGCCTCGAACGCCTCGGCCTCGATAAACTCCAGCTCGTCTACCTGCACGACCCCGAGAAGATCTCCTTCGAGGAGGGGGTGGCCAAGGGCGGACCGCTGGAAGCCCTCATCGATCTCCGGGACCAGGGTGTTATCCAGCACCTGGGCGTAGCCGGGGGCCCGATCGACCTGGAGCTGCAGTACCTGGCCACGGACGCATTCGACGCCGTCATTAGTCACAACCGCTACACCCTCGTTGAACAGACCGCCGAGCCGCTCCTGGAAGACGCGGCCCGCCGCGGAGTCGCCTTCGTCAACGCCGCCCCGTTCGGCGGCGGGATGCTCGTCAAGGGACCGAGGGCCGTCCCGCGGTACTGCTACGCGCCCGTGGACCAGACGACGATCGACAGGGTCCTGCGCATGGAAGAACTGTGCGGGCAGCACGGCGTCCCGCTGGCAGCAGCTGCCCTGCAATTCTCGGTCCGTGATGAGCGCGTGGCGTCGACCATCGTCGGAATGTCCCAGCCGGGCCGGGTCGAGGAGACCCTCAGCCTGCTCAACCACGACATCCCCCAGGAACTCTGGGACCAGCTCCTGCCCCTTGCACGCGAGGGACGCAACGGCATCGAAGCCGTGACGGTCTAACTACCGGGGCGGGTAGCAGGAATTTACGAAAGGAAACGAAGCAATGACCAGGAAGAAGCAGCCAGAGCCGGTAGATGTCGTCATCGTCGGTGCGGGCGCCGGCGGGGCAACCGCGGCAAAGGTGCTGTCGGAGGCCGGCCTGAAGGTGGTAGGCCTCGAGCGTGGGCCCTGGCTAAAGCCCGAGCACGCCTCGGGGGACGAACTCAAGTTCCTCAACCGGAATTTCATCTGGCAGGACCCGAAGATCAAACCGCGGACCTACCGCCCAAACGACAAGGTAGAGGCGGAAATCACCAACTTTTCCGCCACGCCGCAGGTCGTCGGCGGCGGCACCACCCACTGGGGTGGCATGGTTCCGCGTATGGCGGAGAGCGATTTCAAGCTGCGCAGCCTGCACGGCGATGTTCCGGGCGCAAGCCTGGTTGACTGGCCCATCTCCTATGACGAACTGGAGCCGTACTACACACGCGTTGAGTGGGAGTTCGGCACGTCGGGCCTTGCCGGAGCGAACAAGTGGGAAGCGTGGCGCAGCCGCGGCTACCCCACCAAGCCATCACCGCTGAGCCAGGTTGGACGGACCTTCGCCACCGCGATGTCAAAGCTCGGGCATGGCACGTTCCCCATGCCGCAGGGCATGGTCACCGAACCCTATCGGGGACGTCAGCCATTCAGTGAGAACGGCTTCTGGCAGCAGTACCCGGACCCGGGAACAGGCAAGTCATCCACGCTGATCAGCTTCATTCCGGACGCGGTTGCGACCGGGCGCTACGACCTCCGCTCCGATTCCTACGTGAGCGAGATACTCGTAGGCAAGGACGGCCGCGCCACCGGTGTCCGTTACCAGGACGAGGACGGCGACGAGTTCGTCCAGCACGCGAAAGCCGTGATCGTCTGTGGCGGCGGCATCGAAACCCCACGCCTGCTGCTCATGTCGAAGTCAGGGCTCTTCCCGGACGGACTCGGCAACGGCAGCGGCATGGTGGGTAAGAACGCCACCTTCCATCAGTACTCATTCTCGGTCGGCTTGTTCGACCGCGAGGTCAGCGACCCGCTTTACGGGTGGGCGGGCCACTACATGAGCCTGTGTTCGTTCGACTTCTACGAGACGGACGAGAGCCGGGGCCACATCCTGGGATCACTGATTTTCCCGTCAATGATCGGCCACCCGGTGAACTGGAGCTTCCCCGGCCGGCCTACGTGGGGCCAGGCGGCCAAGGACGCCGACCGCGATTTTTTCAACCACAGCATGAAAATCGGTGTCCTCCTGCACGACCTGCCGGTGGAGGACAACCGTGTCGACCTTGACCCGAACGTCAAAGACGCATGGGGTCTTCCGGTGGCCCGAATTACCCACACGCCCCACTCCAACGACTTTGCCCAGGAACGCTGGCAGGTTGCCAAGAACGGGGAAATCCTCGAGGCTGCCGGGGCGAAGAAGGTCATTCCGGTCAATATGGAACGGATCACGGGCAACACCTCGCATGAACTGGGCACCGCCCGGATGGGCAATGATCCGGCGACGTCCGTCGTGGACCGCTGGTGCCGCTCGCATGAAGTACCAAACCTCTACGTTTTCGACGCGAGCTTCTTCCCGACGGCGACCGGCATCAACCCGGCCCTGACGATCATGGCCAACGCCTGGAGGTGCTCTGACCATATCCTCCAGGTGGACCGCCACGGCTGGTCCGACAACTGATTCGCACTTCATACAGGACACGAAAGGACAGATGCCATATGGGACAGGCGGAATGGGCTACGGTACCCATCTCAACACGGGACGTGGACGGGCCGGTCTTCTTTACCGAGCACGAGTGGAACACGATCGAAGCGGCGTCGGCCCGGATTATCCCCGCCGACCACCACCCGGGTGCGCGCGAGGCCAGGGTGGTCCGCTTCATTGACCGGATGCTCGCGGGAACGCAGTTCATCTTTCCGGCAGCGGACGGCAACGGGTTCCTCCGGATGGAGGGCCTCGAGGAGGCCGCATGGCAGGAGCGAATCAAGCAGCGCCGGGAGTTTTACCGCGAGGGCGTTGTGGAGTTGGACCGGCTGGCGAAAGAGCGTGCAGACGCCGAGTTCATCGAACTGACGGAAGCGGACCAGGACGCGGTGCTCGAGACGCTGTCGGGCTTGGCCAAGCCCAACGCTTTTTCACTGGAGCACTCCGAGGTTGGCCTTGGGGGCGCGCCGGCAGGAAACCAACCGGTCAACGAGGACTTTCTGGAGTTCTTCCCGCTTCTGGTGCTTAACACCCGTCAGGGGTTTTACGGCGACCCGGTGTACGGAGGGAACGAGAACCGCGTCGGTTGGGGTGTCATCGGCTTCGATGGACCTCCGTCGCTGGCCTCCACCATGGACGGCACCTACACCACCCGCAAGTACATGGTGGAGGGGGCCGAGTGGCCATACGACCAGCATCCTGAGGTCCTGCGGTACCGGCGCCCGTGACAGTTGGCGCGCCGACCGGAGCCACGTTCCGTGGCTGCCCGGGGGTATCCGGGGATAATGTAGATGTGTCCACGACCCCCGCTCCCTCAAACGCCCGAAACTCCAATGGGCGCGGGGAGCGGCTGGCCTCCAGGTCAAAGGCTCCCCGGATGTCCGACGTTGCCCGGCTCGCCGGGGTGTCCCAGCAGACGGTGTCGCGGGTTGTCAGGGGAGCGACCAATGTCGATCCGGACATCCGTGAACGCGTCGAACACGCAATCGCCCAACTGCGGTACCGTCGAAATCCCGCGGCCGCGGCTCTCGCCAGCAACCGGACCATGACGATCGGTGTTGTCAGCTTCGAACTGTCTGTCCTGGGACCTACGGTAGCCCTGTACGGTATCTCCGAGGAAGCCCGGAAACATGGCTACGCGACGCGTTTAGTCACTCTGGCCAGTCTCGAACGCCGCGATATCCGGGCTGCCTTCGAATCCATCAATTCGGACACGGTTGACGGCGTGATCGTGCTCGCACCCCTGCTGGAAGCGATCGCGGTGCTCGCGGGTATCGACATCGGTGTCCCCGTAGTGACGTTCCAGCAAGGATCGCATCCGAGCCCGACTAGCGTTTCCGTTGACGAAGTGCGAGGTGCCCGGATGGTGGTGCGCCACCTGCTGGACCTCGGACACAAAACCGTGTGGCACGTTCAAGGCCCGCCTGGTTGGATGGCAACATCCGCCCGGGTCCAGGGATGGGCAGCGGAACTGGGGGCGTCTGGACGTTTCGTTCCGACGCCGATCGCAACGACCGACTGGTCAGCCGCCGAGGGATATCGCGTCGGCCGTGAGCTCGCCGCAAGGGAGGACGTCACAGCAGTCTTCGCCGCCAATGATCCTTTCGCGCTGGGAGTGATCAAGGCACTGGACGAGGCCGGGCGCGACGTCCCGGGAGATGTCAGCGTCGTGGGATTTGACGACGTCAAAGAAGCGCCCTTCTTTCGTCCGGCACTAACGACCGTAAGGCTCGATTTCGAAGCCATCGGCCACATTGCTGTGGGTCGCATTTTGGCCATGATAAAAGACGAGGCTGAGGGAGATATCCCTCTGTTGGAACCTCGTTTGGTACTCCGCGACACCACAGCGCCACCCCCAAGTCAGCGCTAAACCACTCCGCTGACTACCTACAGTCCTACTCGGGGCTGAACTCCTTGACTGGGAACTGAAGAGGGCCCTAGCCGCTTCTTGAAAAGCTATGAACCCAAAGGTCTTGCAATTTCCCACCTAACCGGAATATCGTGAGTTAGCGCTAACTCAGGTACTCAAAGAAGAGAAAAGAGAGAAAACAATGGTCGATCCATTTGTCGTCGTTGCGGTTTCGCCGCGGACAATCAATGTGAAGAATCCCGGCGACGGCGTCGCCAACGTCAAGCGCATCAACGAATTCATCGACACGGCGGTCATGGTCGGCGCCTGGGAAGGTTCTCCGGTCAAGCTGGTAGTCCTGCCCGAGATGGCGATCCAGGGCATGATGGCCAACACGCCTGGGAACCGTAAGAAGGAGGCCCACTTTGCCGTGACGATCCCTGGTCCGGAGACGGACGAGCTGGCGAAGAAGGCCGTGGAGCTCAATACCTACATCGCTGCCGAGCTGTACATGGTCAAGGACGAGGACTTCCCGGACCGCCACTTCAATGTCGCCTTCATCATCGATCCGCAGGGCGAGATCATCTACAAGCGCTACAAGGCCACCAGTGATGCCTACGAAGGAGGCATGCTCGGCAACATGAACCCGCACGACGTGTGGGACGAGTGGATCGAAAAGAAGGGAAATGGCAACGCAATGGACGCCATCTTCCCTGTGGCTAAGACCGAGATCGGCAACATCGGGTACGCCATCTGCCACGAGGGTGTCTACCCCGAGGTGCCGCGTGGGCTCGCGATGAACGGCGCCGAGATCATTATCCGGGGCACCCTGATCGAGCCGGCCGTCCAAAACGGCATGTGGGAACTGCAGAACCGGGCACACGCCATGTTCAACTCGGCGTACATCGTCGCTCCGAACCTGGGGCCCGAAGTCCGCGACGACGGGAGCATGCAGGACCTGTTCGGCGGCCAGTCCATGATCGTCGGTCCACGCGGGCAGATCCTCACCAAGCAGCAGGGCTGGACCTCGGGCGACTCGTTCGTCTGCACCACAATCGACATCGAAGCGCTCCGCCGGGCCAGGGTCGCCAACGGCCTGTACAACCAGTTCAAGGACCTGCGCACCGAGCAGTACCGGGTCATCTATGACAACCCGATTTATCCGAAGAACCAGTACCTCGACGCGCCGCCGAGCGAGGGATGGCTCGCCCGGGAAGACGCAACGCGGGCCGCTAATATCGAGAAACTCATCGAGCGCGGCGTGCTCACACCGCCCTCGGGCTACAGGGCATAAGTAGGGAAGTTGGCCGGGGAGCGCGTTTCGCGCACCCCGGCCAACTCTTGTGCCTCGGCTGTTTCTGAGCTGAACGATTCACAACATGAAAAGCAGACTTAGTTACGGGTCGGCTGTGGTCGTTGTCGGTCGCGGCCGCCTGGCGAGACAAGAAGAAGACAATGGATTATTCCCAGCTGGCCTACCCGCTCGTCGGCGCTATCAATACCGAAGCCCTCAGTGCGTTGCCCGGGGCCCCCGTAATCGAACCCGGAGGCGCCATGAGAAAGCGTAGACGAGTCAGCCGCCTCCGTGGCCGACTCTCGAATTTGTTACATCGGGCAGCCTGGGCCTTGGAACCGGACGTGGAACGGTGGGATCCCTGCCCGGGCGCCGGGTAGTAGAAAAGACCTATCCCTTCGGGATTGCCCGGGCTCCATATTAGGCCGGTCCCGTGGTTGTGGAGTCCACTGGTCAATGACACTGCGGGATAGCGGCGTCGACCAGGCAGACGGATGGACCGCCGGGGGAGTATCCGAGCCTGGAAGGGCCTGTGCAATAGTGTGAGCGCAGCGGTAGGAGCCGTACGGTTTTCGATGACAGTGTCTTTATGGGGCAATGGTCGCGGCGCACAGGCGGGGCCCGTGTAGGTTTTGTCCTGCCGGATAGTGACTCTTCGGGACGAATCGAGCATAGCTGCCTCCGGGTATCCGGGCGACGATTTTGCCCCGCAAAGGCCTCTGGCAAGGCCGGATTATTCGCCTTCGTCGACCGACAGGCGACGATGACGTTCCCGTTGGCCATAGGCCGCCCGAAGAATGTCGTCCTTTGTCTCGAATCCCGAGCCCAACGCGCCACCGATGAGCGCCGCCGATGTCGTCATCCAGGCAACCTCCACAAAGTCCGAATTAGTCACGGGATGTTGCAGGGTCAGCGCCAACAAGACATCGCAACTTCCGCGACCACGGTACGGCCATCGAAACGAATGGGAAGATCGGTTAGGCAGACCAAGACATCCCATGCACGGAGGATTCGGTGCTTCGCAATGGACTCCAGCATCGGCGCCAACACACTGCCAGCCGTAAGATCCTGGTACTCGATCACTACTGACCAATCGTGGCGCTCATCGGCAAGGTTGAGAAGATGGCCCACTTCGCGACCGTTGCGCTCGGCAAACTCCGCGGTGACCTCCGGTTCAGCGAGCACGCCCAGCGTACGGGCACTCGTGGGGTTCACGTCGCCTGAACTTTGCGGCAAGCCTGTCCTCCTATGATTCAGTGTTGTGACCAGCGACTTGGCGGTCACAAGGGTCCTGGACGCGGATTTCCGATGCGTCACTCCCTGGGGTCTGCTCCGGGGCACCGCGGTCTGTGCCCTGCAGGCTTCCCATGCTCACCTGGTCAGGGGCTGACGTCCGCGGCCTCACCTAGGCGTGCCACTGTCGCCAAGGCAACGGCATTTCCCCGCCCGTCCAGAAGCGATCGGCTGGGACGGACTAGAATTGACGGATTATGGCCAGTCAGCAGAATGATCTGCCCGCCCTGCCTCGCGCCTTTCGCTTCACCACGCATGGCATCGCGCCCGTCAACCGCGTCCAGCTGTGGGAGGGCCACAACGCCAAGGCCCTGATTTCGCTCGATATCCGGACCCTCGACGAGTCCCCGCTGCACGCGGCTGAAGTGAATCTCCAATTTCCGTACCTGCGTCTTGCCCACGTGCGCGGTACGGCCCAGATCGTGGAGCGTTCGGAATCGTTCATCCGGCAGAACCCCACCGAAATGGTGGCGATCTTCTTCGCCCTAGCCGGCGATGCATTCTTTTACCACCGCAGCGGCCACGAGTTGTTGAAACCGGGCCAAGCCATCATGTACGACGCAGACCTGCCGTTCATGCGCGGCTTCGCGGAAGGGCTCCAAGAGCTTGTCCTTACCGTTCCCCGGCCGCTTTTCCTGGAGCTGTCCGGGGGGACTGGCCTCAACCGACCAGTGCGGTTCGATTTCGGCCCCGGCGGGGTCCCTCAGGCACAAGAGCTCGCGCGGCGGATCCGGACAGCGCTGGCGGCCCAGCAGCCGACGGATGACGCCGAGAATACCGTCCTTGAACTATTCCGCTCAATCGCTTCAGGGGGCAACGCCGGCAGCGATGCCGGCTATCTGGCAGCTGCCAAGGGATACATCGAACGGCACCACGGCGATCCTGAACTTTCGACGGCGGAGGTGGCTGCCGCCGTCGGCATCAGTGAGCGGCAGCTAGGGCGGGCCTTCGCAGCCGCGGGCCTCACGCCCGGGCGGTATGTCCTGGGGCTGCGGCTGGATCGCGGCCAGGAGCTTCTCGCTTCGCCCGCCGCGGATGGCTTGAGCATCGGCGAGATCGCTGCGAGGGTCGGCTTTTTGTCGCAGAACTATTTCGCACGTACCTTCAAAGAGCGGTTCAGCGCCACGCCATTGCAGACGCGCAAGGCAGCCAGGGCAGGCATTCCGCTTGAGTAGCCGCAGAGGGAACGGGTCGTTTTAGTACTGCGGCGACGCGTTTTAGCACCGGCCGGACGCATCAGCGCCGACCAGGTCCACGGCCGATAGTGACCTGTGACACTTCTTGGGAAGGCCCGGTCCAGCAGCATCACCACCGCAAAGCCAGCGCCGGCCACAGTGTCCAACCACAACCAACGGAGGTTGTCATGCCAATTTTCAATGACGGAATCACCGCCACTGCCCGCCCGGAAGGTACCGGCATCGTCATTACGGACGTGCTGATTGTGGGCTCCGGCCCAGCAGGCAGCTCGGCGTCCCTGTTCCTCTCCAACCAGGGCATCCCGAACATCATGATCACCAAGTATCGCTGGACCGCGAACACGCCCCGTGCCCACATCACCAACCAGCGCACCATGGAAGTCCTGCGCGACGCCGGCATCGAGGAGCAGGTCCTGGCCGAGGCCACGCCGCACGAACTCATGGGTGACACGGTCTATTGTGAATCCCTCGCCGGCGAGGAGATCGGCCGCCGCCCTACCTGGGGCACGCGTCCTGATCGGCGGGCCGACTATGAACTCGCGTCGCCTTCCATGCCGTGCGATATTCCGCAGACTCTGCTGGAACCGATCATGGTCAAGAACGCGGCGATGCGTGGCACGCAGGTCCAGTTTTCCACTGAATACCTATCCCATACGCAGGATGGCGACGGCGTAAGTGTCCAGGTGCTGAACCGCCTCACCGGACACGAATACACCATCCGGGCGAAGTACCTCATTGGCGCTGATGGTGCGCGCTCCAAGGTGGCCGCCGACATCGAGCTCCCCATGGAGGGCCTGATGGACATTGATGGCTCTATGAACATCACGTTCAAGGCGGACCTGACCCACCTCGTGAAGCACCGCCCGTCAATCCTGTACTGGGTGTTCAACCCGGGCTCAAACATCGGCGGTCTCGGCGCCGGCCTGATCCGCATGGTCCGCCCGTGGAATGAGTGGTTGATCTGCTGGGGCTTCGACATCAACGGTGAGCCCCCGGTCCTGGACAATGCCGAAGCAATCCGGATCATCCGTAACCTGGTGGGCGTCGCGGACCTCGACGTCGAAATCCTGGGCTATTCGCTGTGGGGCAACAACGAACAGTGGGCCACCCACCTGCAGAAGGGCCGCGTTTTCTGCGCCGGAGATGCCATCCACAAGCACCCGCCGAGCCACGGACTTGGCTCCAACACCTCCATTCAGGATTCCTACAACCTGGCCTGGAAGCTGGCCGCCGTAATTAGGGGCCAGGCCGGTCCCGAACTGCTGGAAACCTACTCCACCGAGCGCGCCCCCGTGGCCAAGCAGATTGTCACCCGCGCCAACCAGTCCAGCCGCGACTACAAGCCGATCTTTGACGCCCTGGGGGTCACGGATGCCACCACGGACCCGGAATTCACCGAGAAGCTCCAGCTTCGCAAGGAAAACTCGCCCGAGGGCGCCGCGCGCCGGACGGCACTGCGCGCCGCACTCGACGCGAAGGACTATGAGTTCAATGCACAGGGTACCGAGATCGGTCAGTACTACGAGTCAACGGCTGTCGTGACCGACGGCGGTGAGCGGCCTGCACGGACCGAGGACGAGCTGCTGCATCACCAGAAGTCCACGTTCCCGGGCCTCCGGTTGCCGCATGCCTGGCTTGGAAACGCAACGTCCAAGTACTCGACTCACGACATCGCCAAAGGCACCGGTTTCACCATCTTCACCGGAATCACGGGTCAGGCTTGGGCAGACGCCGCGGTCAATGTGGCCGCTCGGCTGGGGATTGAGCTCAAAGCCGTGGTCATTGGCGAAGGCCGGGAGGTCCAGGACCTCTACGGGGACTGGCTCCGCCAGCGGGAAGTCCAGGAGGACGGTGTCATTCTCGTTCGCCCGGACAAGCACATCGGCTGGCGCGCCCACACTATGGTTCAGGATCCCGTAGCTGCCCTTACCGCAGTGCTCGCCGAGATCTTGAGCGTCGGCCTTGAAGACTGCGATCTCGCCGAGGAAGCCGAAGCCGTTCTCGCACCCGCCGGTCTTAGTCGCTGAGCGCGCAGCAACATTTCACTCCGGTGAATATCGGCATTATTCGGACCTAAAGGCTCTTAGTCACGGATAAATATGTATTTCTATTTACGAATACGCGCTTTTACGCTTATTTCTGCATGGCATTGAGCCAGCAGACCTACTGAGAGGCCTCAATGGAGACGCGACATCTCAAGTACTTCATAGCCGTCGCAGAAGAACGGCATTTCGGCAGGGCCGCCGCCAGACTCCATATGGCGCAACCGCCTTTGTCCCAACAGATCCGGCAGCTGGAGGAACAGTTGGGCACCCCGCTGATGGTCCGGACTACCAGGAAGGTGGAGCTGACGCCGGCAGGTCAGGTACTGCTGGATCGGGGGCGGGTGCTGCTTCAGGAACTGCAAGTCCTGGAATCCGATGTGCAGCAGGTTGGCGAAGGTGCCACGGGCGTGCTCCGGGTAGGGTTCACCGGCACGGCCACGTACCGGCTAATGCCCATCATCGTCCAGGCCGCGCGCCGCACCCTGCCTGGGCTCCGCATCACGGTCCAAGGCGAAATGCTGACGCCGCAGATGGAAGCTGCGTTGGAGGAGGGCAGGCTCGATGCTGCCGTCCTCCGCCCACCTGTTCATTCGGGGGCCATCGCCCTGAAGCTGCTGGAACAGGACCAGCTGGTGGCGGCCTTGCCCGCAGACTCGCCGCTGGCAGAGAAGGGAACGCTGGAGCTGGCCGCCCTGTCCGAGGAGGGCTTCATCGGATATCCCGGCTATTCCGCGGTCAGCAGCATCTTTGTTGATGCCTGCCGCAAGGCCGGATTCCAGCCCCGGGTCGTTCAGGAGGCAAAGGAGACCTCCACACTGCTCTCGCTCGTGGCCTCCGGTATGGGCATAGCACTCGTTCCCATGACATCTCGGATGTTTTCCTATCAGGGCGTTGCTTTCCGGCCGCTCCGGAACCCCCCGCCGATGGACCTGGCGGTGGCCTGGAACAGCGACAAGGAAACGCCGCTGTTGCGCGCCTTCCTCGATCTCTTCGATTCCCTCCCCGCCAAGCAGCCCCCAGGTAAGTCGGCAACCTCCAAAGGACAGACCCCGTGAAGATCACACGCATCGAGGCCATCCCCTATGCCATCCCGTACTCGCGGCCGCTGAAGTTCGCCAGCGGAGAGGTGAGCACCGCGGAACATGTGCTGGTCCGGATCCACACGGATGCGGGTATCTGCGGAGTGGCAGACACTCCTCCGCGGCCCTATACATACGGCGAAACCCAGGATTCGATCGTGTCGGTGGTGACCAAGGTCTTTGCCCCGCAGCTCATCGGGATGGACCCGATGGACCGCTCCAAAGTCCAGCAGTTGCTCGGGCGCACGGTCAATAACCCCACGGCCAAGGGGGCCCTGGACATCGCACTCTGGGATGTCATCGGGATTTCGCTGGGCACCCCGGTGCACAAGCTCCTGGGTGGCTTCAGCGACAGCATGCGGGTCTCGCACATGCTGGGCTTCAAGGCCGCCGCAGAGCTCCTCGAGGAAGCGCTGCGGTTCCGTGAAACGTACGGCATCGACACCTTCAAGCTCAAGGTTGGCCGGCGGCCGCTCTCCCTGGACGTCGAGGCCTGCCACGTGCTGCGGGAAGGCCTCGGTGCGGACACCGAGATCTACCTCGATGCCAACCGCGGGTGGACGGCGAACGAGGCCATGGAGGTGCTCCGCCGGACCGAAGGCCTGGGATTGTCAATGCTGGAGGAGCCGTGCGATGCCGCCGAGGCGATGGGACGGCGCCGGCTGGTCCAGCACTCGAGCATCCCGATCGTGGGCGACGAAAGCGTCCCCAACCTCGGGGACGTTTCCCGGGAACTGCTCTCCGGCGGAAGCAACGCGATCTGCATTAAGACAGCGCGCAGCGGTTTCACCGAGGCCCAGCAGATCCTCGGCCTCTGCGAGGGCCTTGGCGTGGACGTCACGATGGGCAACCAGATCGACACACAGGTCGGCAGTCTCGCCACGGTCACCTTCGGCGCGGCCTTCGAGGCCAGCTCCCGGCGGGCCGGGGAGCTCTCCAACTACCTGGACATGACGGATGACCTGCTTGCGGAGCCGCTCGAAATTACCGACGGGGCCATCCGGGTCCGCAAGGCCCCCGGCGTCGGGGCAGCCATCGACGCCGACAAGCTGCAGAAGTACCGTCAGGACTAGGCGTGCCCGGCCGTATCCGCCCCCAGAAACCCCACACCGAAAGGAACACCTCATGCTTTACCTGGTCCGCATGGACGTCAATATTCCGCCGGACATGCCCAAAGAAAACGTCGACGCAATCAAGGCGGAGGAACGGGAGTACTCCCAGGAGCTCCAGCACAACGGCCGCTGGCCGCACTTGTGGCGGGTCGTGGGCGAGTACTCCAACTACTCGGTGTTCGACGTCGCGGACAACGATGAGTTGCACACGCTGCTGTCCGGACTGCCCCTCTTCCCGTACATGGACATCAAGGTTACGCCGCTGGCCAAGCACCCGTCCGCCATCGAATAGCACGCCCCGCATTTATATCAATTAGCATGCATCGCATTCATATCGAAGAGCTTTCAATGATCCGGAAATAGGTATTTCCCCTCGCTCAATAAGGGCAATATCGTGGAAACAACACCGGATGTGATGTGCAGCACTAAGCAGCAGACGCGACATACCGGAACCCCTCGAACCGTTTATGACCAAGGTTCCGGAGCCACCATTCTTTGACAAGGGAGTCACCATGACAACGGAAATCCAAGCCACCGCCGCATCCTCCGGCGCGGGGGCCACCGCCCGCTTCCGGGAAAACAAGCACATCGGCGCCGGCACGAGCCAGGAACGTGTCAGCTCGCTGGCCGGCCGCATCATCAAGGCGATCAACGACACCGTCCTGGAT
Above is a window of Arthrobacter sp. FB24 DNA encoding:
- a CDS encoding gluconate 2-dehydrogenase subunit 3 family protein; the encoded protein is MGQAEWATVPISTRDVDGPVFFTEHEWNTIEAASARIIPADHHPGAREARVVRFIDRMLAGTQFIFPAADGNGFLRMEGLEEAAWQERIKQRREFYREGVVELDRLAKERADAEFIELTEADQDAVLETLSGLAKPNAFSLEHSEVGLGGAPAGNQPVNEDFLEFFPLLVLNTRQGFYGDPVYGGNENRVGWGVIGFDGPPSLASTMDGTYTTRKYMVEGAEWPYDQHPEVLRYRRP
- a CDS encoding LacI family DNA-binding transcriptional regulator — translated: MSDVARLAGVSQQTVSRVVRGATNVDPDIRERVEHAIAQLRYRRNPAAAALASNRTMTIGVVSFELSVLGPTVALYGISEEARKHGYATRLVTLASLERRDIRAAFESINSDTVDGVIVLAPLLEAIAVLAGIDIGVPVVTFQQGSHPSPTSVSVDEVRGARMVVRHLLDLGHKTVWHVQGPPGWMATSARVQGWAAELGASGRFVPTPIATTDWSAAEGYRVGRELAAREDVTAVFAANDPFALGVIKALDEAGRDVPGDVSVVGFDDVKEAPFFRPALTTVRLDFEAIGHIAVGRILAMIKDEAEGDIPLLEPRLVLRDTTAPPPSQR
- a CDS encoding aldo/keto reductase; protein product: MSIRPFGRTSLTVSDICVGTSALGSFPAQYGYEVDEDTAVATIQRVFDGPFTFIDTSNEYGGGASEERIGRAIAERGGIPEGYVVATKVDPLPGSADFSGDRVRRSIEESLERLGLDKLQLVYLHDPEKISFEEGVAKGGPLEALIDLRDQGVIQHLGVAGGPIDLELQYLATDAFDAVISHNRYTLVEQTAEPLLEDAARRGVAFVNAAPFGGGMLVKGPRAVPRYCYAPVDQTTIDRVLRMEELCGQHGVPLAAAALQFSVRDERVASTIVGMSQPGRVEETLSLLNHDIPQELWDQLLPLAREGRNGIEAVTV
- a CDS encoding GMC family oxidoreductase — encoded protein: MTRKKQPEPVDVVIVGAGAGGATAAKVLSEAGLKVVGLERGPWLKPEHASGDELKFLNRNFIWQDPKIKPRTYRPNDKVEAEITNFSATPQVVGGGTTHWGGMVPRMAESDFKLRSLHGDVPGASLVDWPISYDELEPYYTRVEWEFGTSGLAGANKWEAWRSRGYPTKPSPLSQVGRTFATAMSKLGHGTFPMPQGMVTEPYRGRQPFSENGFWQQYPDPGTGKSSTLISFIPDAVATGRYDLRSDSYVSEILVGKDGRATGVRYQDEDGDEFVQHAKAVIVCGGGIETPRLLLMSKSGLFPDGLGNGSGMVGKNATFHQYSFSVGLFDREVSDPLYGWAGHYMSLCSFDFYETDESRGHILGSLIFPSMIGHPVNWSFPGRPTWGQAAKDADRDFFNHSMKIGVLLHDLPVEDNRVDLDPNVKDAWGLPVARITHTPHSNDFAQERWQVAKNGEILEAAGAKKVIPVNMERITGNTSHELGTARMGNDPATSVVDRWCRSHEVPNLYVFDASFFPTATGINPALTIMANAWRCSDHILQVDRHGWSDN
- a CDS encoding nitrilase-related carbon-nitrogen hydrolase encodes the protein MVDPFVVVAVSPRTINVKNPGDGVANVKRINEFIDTAVMVGAWEGSPVKLVVLPEMAIQGMMANTPGNRKKEAHFAVTIPGPETDELAKKAVELNTYIAAELYMVKDEDFPDRHFNVAFIIDPQGEIIYKRYKATSDAYEGGMLGNMNPHDVWDEWIEKKGNGNAMDAIFPVAKTEIGNIGYAICHEGVYPEVPRGLAMNGAEIIIRGTLIEPAVQNGMWELQNRAHAMFNSAYIVAPNLGPEVRDDGSMQDLFGGQSMIVGPRGQILTKQQGWTSGDSFVCTTIDIEALRRARVANGLYNQFKDLRTEQYRVIYDNPIYPKNQYLDAPPSEGWLAREDATRAANIEKLIERGVLTPPSGYRA
- a CDS encoding AraC family transcriptional regulator, yielding MASQQNDLPALPRAFRFTTHGIAPVNRVQLWEGHNAKALISLDIRTLDESPLHAAEVNLQFPYLRLAHVRGTAQIVERSESFIRQNPTEMVAIFFALAGDAFFYHRSGHELLKPGQAIMYDADLPFMRGFAEGLQELVLTVPRPLFLELSGGTGLNRPVRFDFGPGGVPQAQELARRIRTALAAQQPTDDAENTVLELFRSIASGGNAGSDAGYLAAAKGYIERHHGDPELSTAEVAAAVGISERQLGRAFAAAGLTPGRYVLGLRLDRGQELLASPAADGLSIGEIAARVGFLSQNYFARTFKERFSATPLQTRKAARAGIPLE